A genomic stretch from Candidatus Methanosuratincola sp. includes:
- the ilvD gene encoding dihydroxy-acid dehydratase yields the protein MRSDVIKKGVQKTPHRALLKALGLVDEEIERPIIGVVNSWNEIIPGHVHLNRIAEAVKAGVRIAGGTPLEFNTIGICDGIAMGHEGMRSPLISREIVADSVEVVANAYSFDGLVFVCSCDKIEPGMVMAALRLDIPSIFVTGGPMLCGVLKGQRLSLDMTFESIGAYLGGKISEDDLKEIEEFSCPGPGSCAGMYTANTVACLIEAMGLSLPGSGTIPAVDARRIRLGKYAGMKIMDLIRLGITPKKIVTERAIRNAIAVDVAMGGSTNAILHLMAIANEAEVQLKLETFDEISRRTPQLVSMMPAGDVPMEELDRAGGIMALMKQLLEVGIVDPTPISVTGESIGKSIMKAKVVGNTIRPPLNPIRPTGTLAILRGNLAPDGAVIKTAGLRRLGFEGKALVFDREEDGIRAAEDGRITEGTVVVIRYEGPKGGPGMREMLQLTSILVGMGIGEKVAMITDGRFSGATHGMMIGHVSPEAAEGGPIAVVRDGDTVRIDIEKRLLEVDLSSEEIASRLSEWSPPEPRYRKGAFYRYSRSVTSASTGAVLR from the coding sequence ATGCGCTCAGACGTCATAAAGAAGGGAGTCCAGAAGACCCCCCACCGTGCCCTGCTAAAGGCCCTCGGCTTGGTGGATGAGGAGATCGAAAGACCAATCATCGGGGTAGTGAACTCATGGAATGAGATCATACCGGGACACGTCCACTTGAACAGGATAGCCGAGGCCGTCAAGGCAGGGGTTAGGATCGCGGGCGGAACCCCGCTGGAGTTCAATACCATTGGGATATGTGACGGTATTGCCATGGGGCACGAGGGCATGCGGAGCCCGCTGATCAGCAGGGAGATCGTCGCCGATTCAGTAGAGGTCGTCGCAAATGCCTACTCTTTTGACGGACTCGTCTTCGTCTGCAGCTGCGACAAAATAGAGCCCGGGATGGTGATGGCTGCCCTGAGGCTCGACATCCCGTCGATCTTTGTGACCGGAGGACCGATGCTCTGCGGGGTGCTGAAGGGGCAGAGGCTCTCGCTCGACATGACTTTCGAGAGCATAGGTGCATACCTGGGCGGGAAGATCAGCGAGGATGATTTGAAGGAAATCGAGGAGTTCTCCTGCCCTGGACCGGGCTCTTGTGCAGGGATGTATACGGCGAACACGGTTGCGTGCCTGATTGAGGCGATGGGGCTATCCCTGCCTGGCAGCGGCACCATCCCTGCGGTCGACGCAAGGAGGATCAGACTGGGCAAGTACGCGGGAATGAAGATAATGGATCTGATCAGGTTAGGGATAACCCCCAAGAAAATCGTCACTGAGAGAGCGATCCGGAACGCCATCGCAGTGGACGTCGCTATGGGAGGGTCGACCAATGCAATACTGCACTTGATGGCGATTGCCAACGAGGCTGAGGTTCAGTTAAAGCTAGAGACCTTCGATGAGATCAGCAGGAGGACCCCGCAGCTGGTCAGCATGATGCCTGCTGGTGATGTGCCAATGGAGGAGCTGGACAGGGCAGGGGGCATAATGGCTTTGATGAAGCAGCTCCTGGAGGTAGGCATTGTCGACCCTACGCCAATCAGCGTCACAGGCGAGAGCATAGGAAAGAGCATAATGAAGGCAAAAGTGGTGGGGAACACAATAAGACCTCCGCTCAATCCCATAAGACCAACGGGAACACTCGCGATACTCAGGGGAAACCTCGCCCCTGACGGTGCAGTGATAAAGACCGCGGGGCTCAGGAGGCTTGGCTTTGAGGGCAAGGCGCTTGTATTCGACAGGGAAGAAGACGGGATAAGGGCTGCTGAGGACGGCAGGATAACCGAAGGCACAGTTGTGGTGATAAGGTATGAGGGTCCGAAGGGAGGCCCAGGGATGAGGGAGATGCTGCAGCTTACATCAATCTTGGTAGGCATGGGGATTGGTGAGAAGGTGGCGATGATCACCGATGGCCGATTCTCCGGTGCCACACACGGCATGATGATCGGGCACGTCTCGCCTGAGGCTGCAGAAGGGGGTCCAATTGCTGTGGTAAGGGACGGCGACACGGTCAGGATAGACATCGAGAAGCGCCTCTTGGAGGTCGACCTCAGCAGCGAGGAGATCGCCTCTAGGCTCTCGGAGTGGTCCCCTCCCGAACCCAGATACAGAAAAGGCGCCTTCTACAGGTACAGCAGATCGGTCACCTCGGCATCTACAGGTGCCGTGCTAAGGTAG
- a CDS encoding sulfite exporter TauE/SafE family protein, whose product MVDRRFKILKEMVDLEASLVPVAVLAFGIFAGSLGAMLGLGGGVLMIIFLLLALNIPAHQAVALSLIAVIASSSMAGSVYIKDKMTNLKLAMVLEAFTVSGAVAGAFLALSLPVSAIQALLGCVLFYTSITMFRERGTERFESSGCGSLEGEFYDEQACRTVKYDVKNLELGAVASLIAGAVSGIVGIGGGVIKVPIMNIVMKIPIKAAAATSNFMVGVTAAASAVIYFQSGLVDLHLAAPTILGIMVGAYMGTRLLAKSRSAVLRKVLAVVLAFFGMILLLKAGGILAW is encoded by the coding sequence GTGGTTGATAGACGCTTTAAGATACTAAAAGAGATGGTAGATTTGGAGGCAAGCCTTGTTCCTGTTGCAGTACTCGCATTCGGCATTTTTGCCGGGAGTTTGGGGGCGATGCTCGGACTGGGGGGCGGCGTCCTGATGATAATATTCCTACTCCTGGCGCTGAACATCCCCGCACACCAGGCAGTGGCACTTAGCCTGATCGCAGTGATAGCGAGCTCCAGTATGGCAGGCAGCGTCTACATAAAGGACAAAATGACCAATCTCAAACTAGCCATGGTCCTCGAGGCTTTCACGGTTAGCGGTGCTGTGGCTGGCGCGTTCCTAGCCCTCTCTCTTCCAGTATCTGCGATCCAGGCACTTCTCGGATGCGTCCTATTCTACACTTCAATTACAATGTTCAGGGAAAGGGGAACGGAACGCTTCGAGTCCTCTGGGTGTGGTTCTCTGGAGGGGGAGTTCTACGACGAGCAGGCATGCAGGACGGTGAAGTACGATGTAAAAAACCTTGAGCTCGGCGCAGTGGCGAGCCTGATCGCAGGCGCTGTTTCAGGCATAGTCGGCATAGGAGGTGGAGTGATAAAAGTCCCGATAATGAATATTGTGATGAAAATCCCCATAAAGGCTGCGGCTGCAACGAGCAATTTCATGGTTGGTGTGACGGCAGCTGCGAGCGCCGTGATTTACTTCCAGAGCGGGCTGGTTGATCTCCATCTTGCGGCACCAACGATACTGGGGATAATGGTTGGCGCATACATGGGGACGCGTCTTCTCGCCAAGTCGAGATCAGCGGTGTTAAGAAAAGTCCTTGCGGTTGTGCTTGCCTTCTTCGGGATGATCCTATTGCTAAAGGCAGGAGGCATTCTGGCATGGTGA
- a CDS encoding DUF1634 domain-containing protein: MVNVEELISLVLRTGVLSGVAITSIGFFTSAEIAWLGVLVLISTPFMRVIMAGAYFLSRKDLVYSALAAYVIMILVIGSFLRII; encoded by the coding sequence ATGGTGAACGTTGAAGAACTCATATCGTTGGTCCTCAGGACAGGGGTTTTGAGCGGGGTTGCAATAACATCAATCGGCTTCTTCACTTCAGCAGAGATAGCCTGGCTGGGCGTGCTTGTGCTCATATCGACCCCTTTCATGCGGGTCATTATGGCTGGGGCCTATTTTCTTTCGAGGAAGGATCTGGTCTACTCCGCACTTGCGGCATATGTGATTATGATACTTGTGATAGGGAGCTTCCTTCGCATAATATAA
- the fbp gene encoding fructose-1,6-bisphosphate aldolase/phosphatase yields MVRTTLSVLKADVGSLAGHNVVHPMQLKVAQDSLKDAKESGLISDFYVTNCGDDLELIITHKKGEDNAEIHNMAWETFKKAAKVAEELGLYAAGQDLLCEAFSGNLKGLGPGYAELEFEERKSEPVVIFMADKTEPGAFNLPLYKVFADPFSTAGLVIDPTMHDGFKFEVLDVLEGTSFELNTPEESYDLLALIGTTGRYILKRISKKDGTVASRVSITRLCLIAGRYVGKDDPVAIVRAQHGLPAVGEILEPFAFPHLVAGWMRGSHYGPLMPVAQCNARCTRFDGPPRLIALGFQIKNGRLTGPSDLFDDPAFDMTRAKACEIADYMRRHGPFMPERLGPEEMEYTTMPQVLEKLKARGKKEE; encoded by the coding sequence ATGGTCAGGACGACTTTGAGCGTATTGAAGGCAGATGTAGGATCATTGGCAGGGCACAACGTCGTGCACCCGATGCAGCTTAAGGTTGCGCAGGACTCTTTAAAAGACGCAAAGGAATCGGGGCTGATTAGTGATTTTTATGTGACTAATTGTGGTGATGACCTCGAGCTCATAATCACTCACAAAAAAGGTGAAGACAACGCAGAGATCCACAATATGGCCTGGGAGACGTTCAAGAAAGCCGCCAAGGTAGCAGAAGAGCTAGGTCTTTACGCCGCAGGTCAAGATCTCCTCTGCGAGGCATTCTCAGGAAACCTCAAGGGGCTGGGACCTGGCTATGCTGAGTTGGAGTTTGAGGAGCGGAAGAGTGAGCCTGTCGTCATCTTCATGGCCGACAAGACCGAGCCGGGGGCGTTCAACCTTCCCCTTTACAAGGTCTTTGCAGACCCGTTCTCGACGGCTGGGTTGGTCATTGACCCGACGATGCACGACGGCTTCAAGTTCGAGGTCCTGGATGTCTTAGAAGGCACCTCCTTCGAGCTCAACACCCCGGAAGAGTCCTACGACCTCCTTGCGCTGATCGGCACAACGGGCAGATACATACTCAAGAGGATCAGCAAGAAGGACGGGACTGTCGCATCAAGGGTGAGCATCACAAGACTCTGTCTCATTGCAGGCAGGTACGTCGGGAAGGACGACCCTGTTGCGATAGTTAGGGCGCAGCACGGCCTTCCTGCGGTCGGTGAGATCCTCGAGCCGTTCGCATTCCCGCACCTCGTGGCCGGATGGATGAGGGGCTCCCACTACGGCCCGCTGATGCCAGTGGCCCAGTGCAACGCAAGGTGCACAAGGTTCGACGGCCCGCCGAGGCTCATCGCACTTGGCTTCCAGATCAAGAATGGCAGGCTCACAGGACCTTCTGACCTGTTTGATGACCCCGCATTTGACATGACTAGGGCAAAGGCCTGCGAGATAGCAGACTACATGAGGAGGCACGGTCCGTTCATGCCAGAGCGGCTGGGACCAGAGGAGATGGAGTACACGACAATGCCCCAGGTGCTTGAAAAGCTCAAGGCAAGGGGCAAGAAAGAGGAATAG
- a CDS encoding MoaD/ThiS family protein, with translation MRVKVSYLSILRDATGVKEEELQLEEGATVEDLVRCLIEKYGEKMRRLLTESEMEQGIMITLDGVLLSKADMKNPISDGSEVLIGLPPFGG, from the coding sequence TTGCGGGTCAAAGTCTCCTACCTTTCCATTCTGAGGGATGCGACTGGGGTGAAGGAAGAGGAACTCCAGCTGGAGGAAGGAGCCACAGTCGAGGATCTGGTCCGCTGCCTGATTGAGAAATACGGGGAAAAGATGAGGCGTCTGTTGACCGAATCGGAGATGGAGCAGGGGATAATGATAACGCTGGACGGAGTCCTACTTTCGAAGGCAGACATGAAGAACCCGATCTCCGACGGCTCGGAGGTACTGATAGGTCTCCCGCCCTTCGGAGGCTGA